In the Anaerostipes caccae L1-92 genome, GGCAACTCCCACTCCCCCCATGTCGACGCCTGTGGGAAAGTCTTTCTCCCTAATCTTTAATGCCTCTACATAGCTGTCCTTACAGTAGCCCAGAGAGACTAATTTTCCCCCCGCCTGCTCAAAAATATCCGCGCTGTCTCTGGCTTCAATCTGAGGCAGAATCAATTCCTTGCTTAAACGTTCCCAAACCATGTTGTCACTCCTTTATTCTCTGTTCATAAGTTTTAATAATCGCCGCCGTCTCCCGCGGACTTTCGGCATTCCACAGTTCTTCCTTAAATCTCTGGTTCGTCAGCATATTGACTAAATGAAAAAACGCTTTGATGTGCTTTTTGTGGTCCACGGTGCTCAGGCAGCAGAAAAATCTCACTTCTTCCCGGTCGCCGTCCTCATCCTCGATGACCACCGGTTCCTTAAGCCGGATCATATTCATTCCAACTTTTTTGCTGCCCAGCTCAAAGCCCTCGTGGGGCAGTGCAAACCCTTTGGAAATGACAATATAACTGCCGTTTTCCAGTACGTTTTCTATCATGGCGTCTACATACCGCTCTTCGATATATCCTTTGAAAAGCAGCGGTTCGGCCGACTTTCTGATAGCATCCTTCCAGTCTCTGCACTCAATATTGAGCTGGATATTCTTTTCTCTCAATAATTCCCACAGAAACGGCTCCCGCTCCTCATCAAAGGACTCTCCAAAATACTCATAGATCTTCATGGAGACTTCCCGAAACAGCTCCGGATCTCTGATCATAGGCCGAAGAATCGCAGAAAGTTCCTCTGGATTTCTGTCTTTTTCGGGCAGCTTCTTTTTGCTTCCCCTGTTCTTTTTCTGCAGAAGCTCGATCTTTTTATTCACTCTCAGGTAATCTTCGTCGGAAAACATCGGTGTCACAAGCACATATTCTCCCTCATAATCCTTTAAGGGAATCGTGGACACGATCATATCAATGTCTTCATAATGACTTTTTCTTAAATCATGAGCAGAGACAACATCGACAATGTGAAAGTCAAAGCGGTTTCTCATTTTTGCAAGAAGGAGCTGCGATGTCCCCACTCCGCCATTACAGACAATGACAACACGGAACTCAATTTCCTTTTTCTTTCTCCTCTCCAGAGCGGCACTGATGTGAATCACGATGTAGTCGGCCTCAATCGCCTGGATCTTTCTTCCCACAAACCGTTCCAGCATCTCAATGTTGTTCTTAACCGCATACAGAGTTTCCTGATTTTGTTCTACGATCTGTCTGAGAAAATCGTCTCTCTGAGTGATATTAAACTCTTTTGTAAAAATGGATTCCAGATGATTGACAAGATTTTCATAAAACACAAAGTCCCGGTTAAGATCCACATGAAGCTCATTGGATATTTGCTCAATGAATTTCCTTGTGACCAGCTGCAGGCCTATGATCCTCTGGTTCCTGCTGTCTTTTTTTATGTAGCTTAAGCTGTCCAGAATATCGCTTAACAGTTCCTTTTCCCCCTGGCTCTCAGGAAGTTCCCAGTACTGGCACACATACCTCAAAATATCCTCTGCCATCTCGTACTTGCTCTTCTTTACCTCCAGAGACTCGGTAATTTGATGCCCCTTTTTCACTCTCTGGATCAGTATGGTCAGATACGAGAGCAGGTAGTTGAACGATGCGTCGGTTAAAAATCTTCCGTGTGCGTGCTCCTGTTCATTGATGATTTTCTGCAGGTTCTGTTTGTCTTCTTTTTTCAGCCTGTGACTGATATTCAGTCCTCTGATAAAGCTCTGGACCACAGAGCCTGCGGCCTGAAAAGATCCGTCCTGGTTCAGAAGTTTTAGAAGACATGCCCGCTTATCACTCTCCTTTCCGTGAAGGACGAGCCCTTTGTTGGAATGGGATTCCACAGTGAGATGTTCCTTTAAAAGCATCTGCTTAACGCTCTCTAAATCGTTGATGACTGTAGCCCTGCTCACATACAAAAGTTCTGCCATATTTGATAAGGTCGTGTAGCCCGAAGCTTCGATCAGGATCGCCGCAATCAGCGGCTTTCTCTCTCCTTTGGAAAGCCGGTATGTGTAAAAATCGTTCTGATTAAACAGGCCTGCTGCCAGTTCGATGTCATCCTCCACAAGGAGTGTCCCGTTGCTTCCCAGTTTTACTAAAGAAAGCTCATGCTGTTCCAAGAAGTCATTGACATCATTGATGTCATTTCTTATGGTGCGCTCCGACACCTGGAATTTCTCTGCCAGTTCACTGATACGGAATGTCTTCTCCAAATCCATGAGTCCCAGCAGAATCTCCCTCGATCTCTTGTTCATTTTTATCCCTCCGTTGCTGTATCTTTACTATATCATCGTCCCCTTTCAAAAAACAGTCAAAAGGATTTCGGACATTTTTGCAAAAAAATAGACAGGTCTAAAACATTTCCATACGTTTTGAAAAGTTTTAGACCCGTCTTTTATTACAGAAGCCTTTGCAGCAGCCGGTACAGTTCTTCTTCGGAACCGACACAATAATCCGGCCGCACCTCGGACACCGGATACGGATAATTCCTCCGGTTTATCCAGATGGAATGAAGACCTGCACTTTTGGCCCCCTCTACATCATTTCGGTAGGAATCTCCCACATACCAGACCTCAGCATCCTGAAGCTTCATCTTATCACATGCATACCAAAAAATCTTTTCGTCAGGCTTTGCGGTCCCCACATCTCCGGATACGAAGATTCTCTCGTCCAAAAACCACTCCCCAAGACCCAATGTTTCTATTTTCTCCCACTGGTGTCCGGATGGTCCGTTGGTGATCACGCCTATGGGAACCCTGTCCCGGCAGAATGTCAGCATTTCTTTTATAACGTCAG is a window encoding:
- a CDS encoding BglG family transcription antiterminator, with translation MNKRSREILLGLMDLEKTFRISELAEKFQVSERTIRNDINDVNDFLEQHELSLVKLGSNGTLLVEDDIELAAGLFNQNDFYTYRLSKGERKPLIAAILIEASGYTTLSNMAELLYVSRATVINDLESVKQMLLKEHLTVESHSNKGLVLHGKESDKRACLLKLLNQDGSFQAAGSVVQSFIRGLNISHRLKKEDKQNLQKIINEQEHAHGRFLTDASFNYLLSYLTILIQRVKKGHQITESLEVKKSKYEMAEDILRYVCQYWELPESQGEKELLSDILDSLSYIKKDSRNQRIIGLQLVTRKFIEQISNELHVDLNRDFVFYENLVNHLESIFTKEFNITQRDDFLRQIVEQNQETLYAVKNNIEMLERFVGRKIQAIEADYIVIHISAALERRKKKEIEFRVVIVCNGGVGTSQLLLAKMRNRFDFHIVDVVSAHDLRKSHYEDIDMIVSTIPLKDYEGEYVLVTPMFSDEDYLRVNKKIELLQKKNRGSKKKLPEKDRNPEELSAILRPMIRDPELFREVSMKIYEYFGESFDEEREPFLWELLREKNIQLNIECRDWKDAIRKSAEPLLFKGYIEERYVDAMIENVLENGSYIVISKGFALPHEGFELGSKKVGMNMIRLKEPVVIEDEDGDREEVRFFCCLSTVDHKKHIKAFFHLVNMLTNQRFKEELWNAESPRETAAIIKTYEQRIKE
- a CDS encoding HAD family hydrolase gives rise to the protein MDAVLFDVDDTLYDQREPFARAFRQLFGETYEIDMERLFALSRKYSDEAFEHSQSRQMTMDEMYIYRISKALKEFDIQISDEDALKFQEFYAGYQKQISVSDVIKEMLTFCRDRVPIGVITNGPSGHQWEKIETLGLGEWFLDERIFVSGDVGTAKPDEKIFWYACDKMKLQDAEVWYVGDSYRNDVEGAKSAGLHSIWINRRNYPYPVSEVRPDYCVGSEEELYRLLQRLL